The Methanofastidiosum sp. genomic sequence GTCTCAAGAGAAATTCTGTAGTCTTGAGTGCAAACGGGAACAGGATTAGGGTAATGGTAAATCCGATATCACCTTCAGGCAGGGAAGATTTTAGATCATTCTTCCCAGAGTCAGTCCTATCATACATATCAAGGAGACACTTTAAGTTCACAGAAGAGCGTGGAGAAGTTTGCATTGAAGACATCGGGAGCGCAAACGGGACCCTCTTAAATGGGAAGGAGATCAGGGGGGGCGGCCCATTTGTCATAAAAAAGGGCGATACTATTGACCTCGGCGGGAGGTTAAGAGTTACTGTTGAGGGGATTGAGTTTGAATCAATCTAGTAGAAGGGCCTTTCTAACTATTCTTATTATCTTTTTATTATCCTCTTCAATTGTTTTGGGGGCGGATACCGGCTATGAAAGCTATGAAGATGAGATTATATCTTCAAACAATGCGATCACAGCTACTGAAAATAACATCAGGGACGCTAAACTAAACGATGCCTTGGATAATCTTTCCAACATCCCGAAGATACTTTTGGACATCAACGAGGTTTGGTACAGGGACTACTATACACAGCAGATAAAGGATTTATCTAGCGAGTATAAAGAGTCAAACAGCACTCTTATTGTTGAGCTTGATATGGCGAGAAATACCTCTTTAGAAGAAATGATTGCCACGCTTGATGTTATACTTCTAAAAAAAGATGAGATGGCAAAGCTAGACGCTTTTGAAGGCAAAGTGACAAATTTACGGAATAACATCAGCTCTTCCTATTACGAATACGAGATAATATCTAAGATACAGGTTGATTACGGGAAACTATCGGGGTTTATTGACAAGCTAAGATCCATAGAGCCTGAAATAACAACTTACAGCATGGAAAATCCAGATTACCTGAAAAAGATTTCAAATGATTATACCGCTATCCAGGAAGACCCACAATACCTTTCCCTGTTCAAAGAAGATGGGAACTGGGTAGAAAACAGGGCTTCTTTTTTCAATGATTTTTACATGGCGTCTCTTGATGTCAAAAATTTAGAGTCAACAAAAGTGGATAGTTACGACCCGATTATGCTTGAATTAGAAGCTCTAGGTAGAATTGTTCCCGATTTAAAGTTTGAAGAGGGCAAGGAAGCCACTATAAAAGAATCAATCAATAATAAGATAGCTTATGTGTCCCAGCTAGAAAACAACAAAAACAAGCTGAAATACACCTACATTCTTATTTTGGCGATATCCTCCATAGTTGCGGTATCTGCCCTCCTTTACATCTTCATTATTTCAAATGGCAAAAAACAAAAGGCCAAGAAAAGCGCCGCGTCAAAGTTCTTGGAAGGGAGGACACTTCTAATCCTTGAATCAAGGAAGATTGGGACCCTCATACATCCAAAGGAGATAGAGTACTATGCGGAATCAGATGTCGGATTAAAGAGAGAGTTAAATGAGGACTCTATTGGGATCACGTTCAACAGGGACGCTTCAAAGGGGCTCTTTGTCCTTGCGGATGGTATGGGCGGCCACAACGCCGGGGAAGTGGCAAGTAAGATTGCTATTCAAACTGTCTTAGAGCATGGAAAGGAGGAGCTTTTTACATACCAGAGGCTAAGTGGTAGCGACATAAAGGATATCCTAAGGCATATAGTCTACACCGCCCATGAAGAGATACTCAACATGTCAAAATGCAACCCTGAGATGTGTGACATGGGGACAACACTTGAAGTTGTGTTCTTGGACGGGGACCATGTTTACTATGCCCATGTTGGCGATTCCAGGATTTACATGACTTATCTTGATGATGGGTATGAAGAGAGCATATCCAAGGTGACTACAGACCACTCTGAACTTGGGATATACATGGAAAGAAACGGCGTTACAGAAGAAGAGGCAAGGAAGAATGTGCCGTCAAATGTCATTACCCAGGCTGTGGGCATCACATCCAATCCTTTAAGCCCGGACGTTGGCGATTTTAAAATCGGTAAAAATAATTGGATCCTAATTTGTTCTGACGGCCTTACAGATATGTTGCAGGACGATTGCTATATAGGAAAAGTAATTATTGACAAAAAGCTGGATATAAAGGGAAAGGTAAACGAGCTCGTTAGGGCCGCTAAGGATATGGGCGGCAAGGACAATATCTCCCTGATACTGTTTAGAAGAAGGTGATTTCTAGAGATGTTAGAAGGTGGGGAGGAGCTAAGAGGTATTTCTGGGGTGACCTATAAAGTCACAAGGAAGCTCAAAGAGGGAGGAATGGGCGTAGTCTGGCTTGCAAAAAGCTCCCGTGGACTCCCTGTTGTTCTAAAGCTGCCCAAACTTGACGGGGAAAACGACGATATAAAAATAGAAAAGATACTGATTGAAAATGATTTTTTATCTAATCTGAAACATCCAAACATTGTGGAATACCTTGACACCATAAACTATGTCTATCAGGGTATAAGATTCCCAATAATAGTTCTCCGCTTTATTGAAGGTAGGAGATTGAAAGAGGTATACTGGGGTTATCCAGCCTCTGAAGACGAAGCTATGCAGATTATTGTCCCAATTTTAAACGCTATCAGTTACCTTCACTCATTGAACATCATACACAGGGATATTAAACCAGAGAATATCCTGATGGATAATAATAAGCCCGTACTAATTGACTTTGGCGCTGCAAAAAGCGGGTACAAGGAAGCTGAGCTTGTCATTGGCACACCAGGGTGGGCTGCACCCGAGCAGCTTAACGGCAGTGCACCTTCTCCTCAAAGTGATATCTACTCTCTAGGCGCATTGATATTCTATCTAATGACAGGAAAGGAACCGAAATCCTATCTCCTAAACAACGGGCAGCTGTCGGTAGACCCGATCTCAATAAACAACAGAATGCCAAAAAAGATCTCTGATGTCATCAAAAAATGCCTCGATGTAAACCCCTCTTTTAGATTCTTAACTGTGAGAGACATCCTAGAATATCTTACCAGCGGGAAGAGCATAGAGGGCGACTATTTCGGAATTCCCAG encodes the following:
- a CDS encoding FHA domain-containing protein, encoding MKFGKDSFNDPKVKCPSCNSNVSEVPKGDRFFCPFCGESLKRNSVVLSANGNRIRVMVNPISPSGREDFRSFFPESVLSYISRRHFKFTEERGEVCIEDIGSANGTLLNGKEIRGGGPFVIKKGDTIDLGGRLRVTVEGIEFESI
- a CDS encoding serine/threonine-protein phosphatase, with translation MNQSSRRAFLTILIIFLLSSSIVLGADTGYESYEDEIISSNNAITATENNIRDAKLNDALDNLSNIPKILLDINEVWYRDYYTQQIKDLSSEYKESNSTLIVELDMARNTSLEEMIATLDVILLKKDEMAKLDAFEGKVTNLRNNISSSYYEYEIISKIQVDYGKLSGFIDKLRSIEPEITTYSMENPDYLKKISNDYTAIQEDPQYLSLFKEDGNWVENRASFFNDFYMASLDVKNLESTKVDSYDPIMLELEALGRIVPDLKFEEGKEATIKESINNKIAYVSQLENNKNKLKYTYILILAISSIVAVSALLYIFIISNGKKQKAKKSAASKFLEGRTLLILESRKIGTLIHPKEIEYYAESDVGLKRELNEDSIGITFNRDASKGLFVLADGMGGHNAGEVASKIAIQTVLEHGKEELFTYQRLSGSDIKDILRHIVYTAHEEILNMSKCNPEMCDMGTTLEVVFLDGDHVYYAHVGDSRIYMTYLDDGYEESISKVTTDHSELGIYMERNGVTEEEARKNVPSNVITQAVGITSNPLSPDVGDFKIGKNNWILICSDGLTDMLQDDCYIGKVIIDKKLDIKGKVNELVRAAKDMGGKDNISLILFRRR
- a CDS encoding serine/threonine protein kinase; protein product: MGVVWLAKSSRGLPVVLKLPKLDGENDDIKIEKILIENDFLSNLKHPNIVEYLDTINYVYQGIRFPIIVLRFIEGRRLKEVYWGYPASEDEAMQIIVPILNAISYLHSLNIIHRDIKPENILMDNNKPVLIDFGAAKSGYKEAELVIGTPGWAAPEQLNGSAPSPQSDIYSLGALIFYLMTGKEPKSYLLNNGQLSVDPISINNRMPKKISDVIKKCLDVNPSFRFLTVRDILEYLTSGKSIEGDYFGIPRIIICGEVIPLVMDRYTIARDRTQGGTGLANIEIMEPGPVFYISRGPPSSGYLQLEIIGYEWFSSDVNTGNGIFIFKNNQWTQLEKNVPRRLDDGDQICFGYNASQGPYMPFLYKKY